The Glandiceps talaboti chromosome 9, keGlaTala1.1, whole genome shotgun sequence genome window below encodes:
- the LOC144439937 gene encoding C-type mannose receptor 2-like has product MKGVYVCTAFLVILLQIFQAEGSCNEGWRLNERKNTCYKLWDRTKNFDAAQRTCKAAQEGADLVRVYGTAEANFLNGLIEEFSTKMCTTKMECSFWIGLSSRGDDKTSFDFVWVDGNRPEDHKFKKWTGGSPWLPGAPSATVKNSCVFIRGGNYEEAYKWADSKCDVERCPSGWHFYDRQNSCYKLSKNQLTYDRARKACKNYGVKDAGTESADLVRVHGSAENKFLRGLLTETLKEEYYNSACESKMQCSFWIGLSSKGEENTCFQHRWLDAGKPANIDFSQWVHGSPWLQEPNKAPSGNPKDSCVFIRPVTYEWADSTCETNRNFFCAYKLD; this is encoded by the exons ATGAAGGGAGTCTACGTCTGTACAGCTTTCCTGGTCATTCTTCTTCAG ATTTTCCAAGCTGAGGGGTCCTGTAACGAGG GCTGGCGTTTAAATGAACGTAAAAACACGTGTTACAAACTATGGGACAGAACTAAAAACTTCGACGCCGCACAGAGAACTTGTAAGGCTGCACAGGAGGGCGCTGACTTGGTACGAGTATATGGCACGGCTGAAGCAAACTTCCTGAATGGTCTCATAGAGGAATTCAGTACCAAAATGTGTACCACAAAGATGGAATGCAGTTTTTGGATAGGTCTTTCCTCTAGG GGTGATGACAAAACCAGCTTTGATTTTGTTTGGGTGGATGGAAACAGACCTGAGGACCACAAGTTCAAAAAGTGGACCGGAGGTAGTCCATGGTTACCAGGTGCACCAAGTGCCACAGTTAAAAATTCCTGTGTCTTCATCCGAGGTGGTAATTATGAAGAGGCGTATAAATGGGCAGACTCAAAATGTGATGTCGAAC GATGTCCTAGCGGCTGGCATTTTTATGATCGTCAAAATTCGTGTTACAAACTATCGAAGAATCAACTAACCTACGATAGGGCACGGAAAGCTTGCAAGAATTACGGCGTAAAGGACGCGGGGACAGAAAGCGCTGACTTGGTACGAGTACATGGCAGTGCTGAAAACAAATTCCTGCGAGGACTCTTGACTGAAACACTGAAGGAAGAGTACTATAACAGTGCATGCGAATCAAAGATGCAATGTAGTTTTTGGATAGGTCTCTCCTCTAAG GGTGAGGAGAATACTTGCTTTCAGCATAGATGGTTGGATGCAGGAAAACCAGCCAACATAGACTTCTCACAGTGGGTCCATGGTAGTCCATGGTTACAAGAACCAAACAAAGCACCAAGTGGCAATCCCAAGGATTCCTGTGTATTCATCCGACCCGTTACCTATGAATGGGCAGACTCAACATGTGAAACCAATCGTAACTTCTTCTGTGCTTACAAACTCGACTAA